The proteins below come from a single bacterium genomic window:
- the add gene encoding adenosine deaminase encodes MSDRTASPELDRLIAGMPKAELHIHLEGSVQPATAVELARRHDLVHTLPTTDPDRLADWFEFTDFADFIRVITAVQNLIRTPDDFALVAYQAGAAMAEQNIRYSELTVSPYNHTHIFDKGLTIDAILTGLEEGRSRARADFGVEMRWVFDIARNFCFSGPGGVYDPHPADTTLRYALQGQENGVVALGIGGNEEGRPPEPFAHAFREAGRQGLGRVPHAGESLAPWAAGHVRGSIEALGADRIGHGIGVIKDPHLLAMLLDRAIPLEVCPTSNLRTRVCERLALHPFPHLDGMGLTVTLNSDDPPMFGNTLNDEYRLLSTGFGYGPADLARIARNAFTAALCEPALRRSFLDEFDAWTRTHGLEATSKR; translated from the coding sequence TTGAGCGACCGAACGGCCTCCCCCGAGCTGGACCGCTTGATCGCGGGGATGCCAAAGGCCGAGCTGCACATCCACCTCGAGGGGTCCGTCCAACCGGCCACGGCTGTCGAGTTGGCCCGGCGCCACGACCTCGTCCACACCCTGCCCACCACCGATCCGGACCGGCTTGCCGACTGGTTCGAGTTCACGGACTTCGCGGACTTCATCCGGGTGATCACGGCCGTCCAGAACCTGATCAGGACGCCCGATGACTTCGCGCTGGTCGCCTACCAGGCGGGCGCCGCCATGGCGGAACAGAACATCCGCTACAGCGAGCTGACGGTCTCCCCCTACAACCACACGCACATCTTCGACAAGGGATTGACAATCGACGCGATCCTCACCGGCCTGGAAGAGGGGCGGAGCAGAGCCAGGGCGGACTTCGGAGTCGAGATGCGTTGGGTGTTCGACATCGCCCGGAACTTCTGTTTCTCCGGCCCGGGAGGCGTCTACGACCCCCATCCGGCCGACACCACGCTCCGTTACGCACTCCAGGGCCAGGAGAACGGTGTGGTGGCCCTGGGAATCGGAGGCAACGAAGAGGGGCGCCCGCCGGAACCCTTCGCGCATGCCTTCCGCGAGGCCGGACGGCAGGGCCTCGGGAGGGTCCCGCACGCCGGAGAGTCGCTGGCGCCCTGGGCTGCCGGTCACGTTCGTGGATCGATCGAAGCGCTCGGCGCGGATCGCATCGGTCACGGCATCGGGGTGATCAAGGACCCCCACCTCCTCGCCATGTTGCTGGACCGCGCCATACCTCTCGAGGTATGTCCCACCAGCAACCTGAGAACCCGGGTCTGCGAGCGTCTCGCTCTCCACCCCTTCCCGCACCTCGACGGGATGGGCTTGACGGTCACGCTCAACAGCGACGACCCGCCTATGTTCGGGAACACCCTGAACGACGAGTACCGGCTGCTGTCCACCGGATTCGGCTACGGACCGGCGGACCTGGCCCGGATCGCTCGCAACGCCTTCACGGCCGCCCTGTGCGAGCCCGCTCTACGCCGGTCGTTTCTCGATGAGTTCGACGCGTGGACCCGCACGCACGGCTTGGAGGCAACCTCCAAGCGCTGA
- a CDS encoding acetate/propionate family kinase, whose protein sequence is MLVLVINCGSSSIKYKLYGPGAENLLAGGIIDGIGGERPRHLHAAGDQEFEAEIEVGDYRQGVAAIVKALAGWGSPPPIGDPSEIVGVGHRVVHGGDRFSESVVIDRAVIEEVESLGALAPLHNPANLAGVRAARELLPGALGVAVFDTAFFSTLPPHAYRYAVPERWWRDFGVRRYGFHGISHRYLAERAARLLENPRPNLVTLHLGAGASSCAIRDGKAVDTSMGMTPLEGLVMGTRSGDIDPAVVFHLLEAGLPVSEVRRGLQTEGGLLGLSRISSDFRRVAHRARAGDRAAALAVEAFAHRVRRYLGAFLVQVAPCDGVVFSGGIGENSHEVRSRILSGVETLGLVVDPARNRGEGERRISADTGSLDIWVIPTDEESLIARDTSRLLNDRVS, encoded by the coding sequence GTGCTCGTACTGGTCATCAACTGCGGCAGCTCGTCGATCAAGTACAAGCTGTACGGGCCGGGGGCGGAGAACCTGCTCGCGGGCGGGATCATCGACGGTATAGGAGGGGAACGGCCGAGACACCTCCACGCCGCAGGCGACCAGGAGTTCGAAGCAGAGATAGAGGTCGGGGACTACCGGCAGGGGGTAGCCGCGATCGTCAAGGCCCTGGCCGGGTGGGGGTCACCACCGCCGATCGGCGACCCGTCCGAGATCGTCGGGGTGGGCCACCGGGTTGTGCATGGAGGTGACCGTTTCTCCGAGTCCGTGGTGATCGACCGCGCGGTCATCGAGGAGGTCGAGTCCCTGGGCGCATTGGCCCCGCTCCACAACCCGGCCAACCTGGCGGGTGTCCGGGCCGCCCGCGAGCTCCTGCCGGGAGCCCTGGGGGTGGCCGTGTTCGACACCGCCTTCTTCTCCACGCTTCCCCCGCACGCCTACCGGTACGCGGTCCCCGAGCGTTGGTGGCGGGACTTCGGGGTGAGGCGGTACGGGTTCCACGGCATCAGCCACCGGTACCTGGCGGAGCGAGCCGCCCGGTTGCTGGAGAACCCCCGGCCCAACCTGGTGACCCTCCATCTCGGCGCCGGCGCCTCGTCATGCGCGATCCGGGACGGGAAGGCGGTGGACACTTCCATGGGCATGACGCCTTTGGAGGGATTGGTGATGGGCACTCGGAGCGGCGACATCGATCCGGCGGTGGTGTTCCACCTACTGGAGGCGGGGTTGCCCGTCTCCGAAGTCCGGCGAGGTCTGCAGACAGAGGGGGGCTTGCTCGGCCTGAGCAGGATATCGTCCGACTTCCGCCGGGTTGCCCACCGCGCCCGTGCCGGCGATCGAGCCGCCGCCCTGGCCGTGGAGGCCTTCGCCCACCGGGTCCGCCGGTATCTGGGCGCCTTCCTGGTACAGGTCGCGCCATGCGACGGGGTGGTCTTCTCCGGCGGCATCGGGGAGAACAGCCATGAGGTCCGTAGTCGCATCCTGAGCGGTGTGGAGACGCTGGGCCTGGTCGTGGATCCCGCCCGCAACCGTGGCGAGGGGGAGAGGCGTATCTCCGCCGACACCGGATCCCTTGACATATGGGTGATCCCCACCGACGAGGAGTCCCTGATAGCCCGGGACACCTCCCGTCTCCTCAACGACCGCGTGTCCTGA